The proteins below are encoded in one region of Deltaproteobacteria bacterium:
- a CDS encoding ABC transporter ATP-binding protein → MIELVDVQKVYRRGQSEVHALRGVNLTVPDGQFLSIMGPSGSGKSTLLNVLGALDVPSTGKIRIEGKELEKLDDKALSIFRRDRIGFVFQFFNLLPTLTAIENVMLPSLLAGAPRQAIAARAQELLERVGLGKRMQHRPDELSGGEMQRVAVARALSTKPALLLADEPTGNLDSTASREILGLIREVTRERQVTVVMVTHDPQAAQVGDRLVRFADGRVVSDEAVAPLAAVSAGGH, encoded by the coding sequence ATGATCGAGCTCGTCGACGTCCAGAAGGTGTACCGCCGCGGCCAGAGCGAGGTGCACGCCCTGCGCGGCGTGAACCTCACCGTCCCCGACGGCCAGTTCCTCTCCATCATGGGCCCCTCCGGCTCGGGCAAGAGCACCCTGCTCAACGTGCTCGGCGCGCTCGACGTCCCTTCGACCGGAAAGATCCGCATCGAGGGCAAGGAGCTGGAGAAGCTCGACGACAAGGCGCTCAGCATCTTCCGCCGCGACCGCATCGGCTTCGTGTTCCAGTTCTTCAACCTCTTGCCCACGCTCACCGCCATCGAGAACGTGATGCTGCCCTCGCTGCTCGCAGGCGCGCCGCGGCAGGCCATCGCAGCGCGGGCGCAGGAGCTGCTCGAGCGCGTGGGCCTGGGCAAGCGCATGCAGCACCGCCCGGACGAGCTCTCCGGCGGCGAGATGCAGCGCGTGGCCGTGGCGCGCGCCCTCTCGACCAAGCCCGCCTTGCTGCTCGCCGACGAGCCCACCGGCAACCTCGACTCCACCGCGTCGCGCGAGATCCTGGGGCTGATCCGCGAGGTGACCCGCGAGCGCCAGGTGACGGTGGTGATGGTGACCCACGATCCGCAGGCCGCGCAGGTGGGCGACCGCCTGGTGCGCTTCGCCGACGGCCGGGTGGTGAGCGACGAGGCCGTGGCCCCGCTCGCGGCGGTGAGCGCCGGAGGCCACTAG
- a CDS encoding SH3 domain-containing protein, which produces MKALLLALSLCAAHRYSQADAQQLFDAANAAYFKGDYDAAVSQYQKLAEDGWSSADLDYNLGTALLAQGKLGQSILALERARRLAPADEDVAANLERARHELVDKVAGAGEEPFVARVAAILPVALVGWAFVAAWACFWLGFFGRRWAKGAATALATLGALAAVASGALLGVQWYEREQMHEAVVIGQTVPAREGPNGSSKVSFELHEGTELRIIDREGSFLRVRLRNGLEGWADATGVEEI; this is translated from the coding sequence ATGAAGGCCCTCCTGCTCGCCCTGAGCCTTTGCGCCGCGCACCGCTACTCGCAGGCGGACGCGCAGCAGCTCTTCGACGCCGCCAACGCTGCCTACTTCAAGGGCGACTACGACGCGGCCGTGTCGCAGTACCAGAAGCTCGCCGAGGACGGCTGGTCGAGCGCGGACCTCGACTATAACCTGGGCACGGCGCTGCTCGCGCAGGGAAAGCTCGGGCAGTCGATCCTGGCGCTGGAGCGCGCGCGGCGGCTCGCGCCCGCCGACGAGGACGTCGCCGCGAACCTGGAGCGCGCGCGTCACGAGCTGGTGGACAAGGTCGCCGGCGCGGGCGAGGAGCCCTTCGTCGCGCGCGTGGCCGCGATCCTGCCCGTGGCCCTCGTCGGCTGGGCCTTTGTGGCTGCGTGGGCGTGCTTCTGGCTGGGCTTCTTTGGCCGACGCTGGGCCAAGGGCGCGGCGACGGCCCTGGCCACGCTCGGCGCGCTGGCGGCCGTGGCCTCGGGCGCGCTGCTCGGGGTGCAGTGGTACGAGCGCGAGCAGATGCACGAGGCCGTCGTGATTGGCCAGACCGTGCCCGCGCGCGAAGGCCCCAACGGCTCGAGCAAGGTCAGCTTCGAGCTCCACGAGGGCACCGAGCTGCGCATCATCGACCGCGAAGGCAGCTTCCTGCGCGTGCGCCTGCGCAATGGGCTCGAAGGCTGGGCCGACGCGACCGGCGTCGAAGAGATCTGA
- a CDS encoding ABC transporter permease, whose translation MLRLFRLVSLRHFTLSPLRTALTVVGVAVGVAVMVAIAAVNRAVLESFRSMVDTVSGKADLSIALSKDRFDDALLDKVATVPGVAHSAGSLSFTFAVQGQPGEALYVLCTNFTDDGFFRNLRSAAGQPKLGDVVSFLNSTDELLLSERYAHEHGIKTGDKINLVTPKGVRPFNVRALLDDSGPATAFGGSFAVMDLYAAEAAFDLDHLIDRIDIAVKPGEDIDAVKARLQAVTGPAYEVERPERRGGSVQKMLMSFQLGLNMGSALALLVGIFLVYNTISIGVVQRRREIGTLRALGASGNLMRGLFTLEAALLGTVGSALGIPLGWVIGSKAIAGVSDAISSIYIQVHATDVRLAHMDVAVAMASGILGSCFAAFRPASAAANVQPVEAMRRDVSLSTQSASQDRFQILLGIGLLVLACGLVYLPPPTENFPLGGYLAIFAVLMGMTSLTPPIIRRSRALLMPPAQALAGVPGRLAADNFSRAPGRSAVPVAALSIGIAMTIAVGGFIGSFKVATQRWLRANVPSDLFVTSSYKVAGVRNVPMPEAIAKDIDTIPGVSATDRVRLLQHDFSGLRIFVLSLDPRIYWKRAKPLFLEGSPEEAEQTALDGESIVISENLSRRRHLHKGDALDLQTPSGMRHYQIRGVIYDYTSDQGLLCMSRDMYLRDFKDPFVDTFEVYVDHPEDRERVRKAITEKWGQKYELYVLTNDELRAESTELIDQTFEVTYAMEAVAVLLALLGVVNTLLAAVIDRTRELGLLRAVGATRGQVVRTIAAEAGCMGLIGAAIGTLDGTALAKVLLFAVGLQGTGWDIPLSFPWFTAISMGLAAVACAMGAGLYPARRAAKLDVVEALAWE comes from the coding sequence ATGCTCCGCCTCTTCCGCCTGGTCTCGCTGCGGCACTTCACCCTGAGCCCGCTGCGCACCGCGCTCACCGTGGTGGGCGTGGCCGTGGGCGTGGCGGTGATGGTGGCCATCGCCGCGGTGAACCGCGCCGTGCTCGAGTCGTTCCGGAGCATGGTGGACACGGTGTCGGGCAAGGCGGATCTCTCGATCGCGCTCTCCAAGGACCGCTTCGACGACGCGCTGCTCGACAAGGTCGCCACCGTGCCCGGCGTGGCGCACTCGGCGGGCTCGCTGAGCTTCACCTTCGCCGTGCAGGGCCAGCCCGGCGAGGCGCTGTACGTGCTCTGCACCAACTTCACCGACGACGGCTTCTTCCGGAACCTGCGCAGCGCCGCGGGCCAGCCCAAGCTCGGCGACGTGGTGAGCTTCCTCAACTCCACCGACGAGCTCCTGCTCAGCGAGCGCTACGCCCACGAGCACGGCATCAAGACCGGCGACAAGATAAATCTCGTGACGCCCAAGGGCGTGCGGCCGTTCAACGTGCGCGCGCTCCTCGACGACTCCGGCCCGGCGACGGCGTTCGGCGGCTCGTTCGCGGTGATGGACCTCTACGCCGCCGAGGCCGCCTTCGACCTCGACCACTTGATCGATCGCATCGACATCGCCGTGAAGCCCGGCGAGGACATCGACGCCGTGAAGGCGCGACTGCAGGCCGTCACCGGCCCGGCCTATGAAGTCGAGCGCCCCGAGCGCCGCGGCGGCAGCGTGCAGAAGATGCTCATGAGCTTCCAGCTCGGGCTGAACATGGGCTCGGCGCTGGCGCTGCTGGTGGGAATCTTCCTCGTCTACAACACGATCTCGATTGGCGTGGTGCAGCGGCGCCGCGAGATCGGCACCCTGCGCGCGCTCGGCGCCAGCGGCAACTTGATGCGCGGCCTGTTCACGCTCGAGGCCGCGCTGCTGGGCACGGTGGGCTCGGCGCTGGGCATTCCCCTTGGCTGGGTCATCGGCAGCAAGGCCATCGCGGGCGTGAGCGACGCCATCTCGTCGATCTACATCCAGGTGCACGCCACCGACGTGCGGCTCGCGCACATGGACGTGGCCGTGGCCATGGCGTCGGGAATCCTCGGCTCGTGCTTCGCGGCGTTCCGGCCCGCGAGCGCCGCCGCGAACGTGCAGCCCGTCGAGGCCATGCGCCGCGACGTGAGCCTCTCCACCCAGAGCGCCAGCCAGGACCGCTTCCAGATCCTCTTGGGCATTGGCCTGCTGGTGCTCGCGTGCGGGCTCGTCTACCTGCCGCCGCCCACCGAGAACTTCCCGCTCGGCGGCTACCTGGCCATCTTCGCGGTGCTGATGGGCATGACCTCGCTCACGCCGCCCATCATCCGCCGTTCGCGCGCGCTCCTCATGCCGCCCGCGCAGGCGCTGGCCGGCGTGCCCGGACGCCTCGCCGCCGACAACTTCTCGCGCGCGCCGGGCCGCTCGGCGGTGCCGGTGGCGGCGCTGTCGATCGGCATCGCGATGACCATCGCCGTGGGCGGCTTCATCGGCAGCTTCAAGGTCGCCACCCAGCGCTGGCTGCGCGCCAACGTGCCCAGCGATCTCTTCGTCACCAGCTCGTACAAGGTCGCGGGCGTGCGCAACGTGCCCATGCCCGAGGCCATCGCCAAGGACATCGACACCATCCCCGGCGTGAGCGCCACCGACCGCGTGCGCCTGCTGCAGCACGACTTCTCCGGGCTGCGCATCTTCGTGCTCTCGCTGGATCCGCGCATCTACTGGAAGCGCGCGAAGCCGCTCTTCCTCGAGGGCTCGCCCGAGGAGGCCGAGCAGACCGCGCTCGACGGCGAGAGCATCGTGATCTCCGAGAACCTCTCGCGCCGGCGCCACCTGCACAAGGGCGACGCGCTCGATCTGCAGACGCCGTCGGGCATGCGGCACTACCAGATTCGCGGCGTCATCTACGACTACACCAGCGACCAGGGCCTGTTGTGCATGAGCCGCGACATGTACCTGCGCGACTTCAAGGACCCGTTCGTGGACACCTTCGAGGTGTACGTCGACCACCCGGAGGACCGCGAGCGGGTGCGCAAGGCCATCACCGAGAAGTGGGGCCAGAAGTACGAGCTCTACGTGCTCACCAACGACGAGCTCCGCGCGGAGAGCACGGAGCTCATCGACCAGACCTTCGAGGTCACCTACGCCATGGAGGCGGTGGCGGTGCTGCTGGCGCTGCTGGGCGTGGTGAACACGCTGCTCGCCGCGGTGATCGACCGCACCCGCGAGCTTGGCCTGTTGCGTGCCGTGGGCGCCACGCGCGGCCAGGTGGTGCGCACCATCGCCGCCGAGGCCGGTTG